ttcctatcataacgtttagttgctatcgtaatggttagttcctatcgtaacggttagttcctatcgtaacggttagttcttatcgtaacggttagttcctatcgtaacggttagttcttatccttacggttagttcctatcataacggttagttcctataataactgttagtattcatcataacagttagttcttaccataacggttagttcctatcgtattggttagtttctatcataacggttagttcttatccttacggttagttcctatcataatgggtagttcctataataactgttatttccaatcgtaacggttagttcctatcgtaacggttagttcctatcgtaacggttagttcccatcgtaacggttagttcctatcgtaacggttagttcctattcttacggttagttcctatcaaaacggttagttcctatcataaccgttagttcctatcataacggttagttcctatcgtaacggttagttcctatccttgcggctagttcttatgataacggttagttcctatccttacggttagttcctatcaaaacggttaattcctatccttacggttagttcctatccttacggttagtgcctatcataacggttagttcctatcgttacggttagttcttatcataacggttagttcctatcgtaatggttagttcctatcgtaacagttagttcctattcttacggttagttcctatcaaaacggttagttcctatcataaccgttagttcctatcacaacggttagttcctatcgtaacggttagttcctatcgtaacggttagttcctatccttgcggttagttcttatgataacggttagtttctatccttacggttagtgcctatcataacggttagttcctatcgttacggttagttcttaccataatggttagttcctatcattacggttagttcttatcataacggttagttcctatcgtaatggttagtttctatcataacggttagttcttatccttacggttagttcctatcataatgggtagttcctataataactgttagttcctatcgtaacggttagttcccatcgtaaaggttagttccaatcgtaacggttagttccaatcgtaacggttagttcctatcgtaacggttagttcccatcgtaacggttagttcctatcgtaacggttagttcctatcataacagttagttcctatTCTCACGGTTAGTTCCAATCAAAccggttagtttctatcataacggttagttcctatcataaccgttagttcctatcataacggttagttcctattataATGAATACTGTGCCAACAGAGATGGACACAATGTGAGGTTTTATATCTTATGTTGCAGTTCCTCTGGTCTAGTGCATGACAGTATCCTTGTGGAGCCAGCGTCGAGCAGTCAGGGTATTCTCCAACAGGGAGAGCAGCAGATATTTGATATCCAAGTCAGCAGAGATGGACATAAACTATACACAACTACTGGAACCACCGTTCGGCTCTGGGACCTCAATACGTAAGTTGATGCGTTTTTTTCAGTTACGATCCCTAGAATAAAAATCTAcatttgttagtttgtatgttgtccATAAATGTAATGTTGTTGCTAAGAATCCCTCTGATAATGATGGATTTAGTTTGGATGCCGGCTTGTCTTCAATTTCcttgtaaatatttgtgtatattatagtttgagaattttccagttaaaaaaattgaagattaCGAAAATTAGAGAATTCTGAGGCACACACTCTCATTGACAGCTATTTCTGTTAAAagcactttaaaaatattagtattagtaactgtagttaccaaggttaacataatattttgtcattaatttttagtgttgtacatcacataaaatttgagatggAGTGAATGATCGATTTCAGTATTTCAGTTTTTCCTGGTAATTACTCAATCCAATCGTGATCCCACTTGATGGCCTAGAGATCAGAGTCGTTATAAAATACGTCAGACCTAGTCATTGCTGCATTGTTGGGCCTATCTGGTTCAGTCTCACCAGATCAATCTGTCAGTacgaaaatataaaagtttgatgattttcaccaaggggtgtttgtattaaataatcatgatgggcttctacacccctctatacgacatttttatgttacgatgccaacaccggaacaaATTGATTtcgtatggcaagggtctaatGCAAATGTAACAAGCAAAATTATAGataggtaaaataataaaaaatatgaaaagttttttatagcACATCcaaggtgggatacttctcgatatatctactagctagtatattgtacttactgtcattagaggtaggatacttctcgatatatctactagctagtatattgtacttactgtcattagaggtgggatacttctcgatatatctactagttagtatattgtacttactgtcattagaggtaggatacttctcgatatatctactagctagtatattgtacttactgtcattagaggtaggatacttctcgatatatctactagctagtatattgtacttactgtcattagaggtaggatacttctcgatatatctactagctagtatattgtacttactgtcattagaggtaggatacttctcgatatatttactagctagtatattgtacttactgtcattagaggtaggatatttctccatatatctactagctagtatattgtacttactgccATTAGAAGTAGTGTACTTCTCCATATATCTacaagctagtatattgtactttctgccattagaggtaggatacttatccatatatctactagctagtatatagtacttactattATTAGAGGTTGGGGTATGAATCTTAGAAAATCCACCACAGTTGTAACTCTCTTCTATAGGTGATTTATGTACACAACTATAACCTTCCATAGTTGGTTTATGTACACATCTATAACCATTCATCTATAGGTGGTTTATGTACACAACTATAACCTTTCTTCTATAGGTTGTTTATGTACACAACTATAACCTTTCTTCTATCAGTGGTTTATGCGCACAAACCTAatcttttttctttgtataagtCCAAGGGTCACTCCTAATGTGTATTTGATCTACCCTGTGTGGCATTTTGCAACTGACAGTTATTTTTCATTGGTTGTCCGCTTGCATGCACAACATCAtttaaccatatatatattgttaacagCACTTACAACTAAATCTAGCAATTTAGCTTCTGCACCTTTTTGATGACTAATTGCTATATTCATTTAATCTGTGAAGGCTGGTgatctgtaaaatattgtacgTTTACAGGCTATCGGCAGTCGGACAGGTTGCTAGCGGCCACCAAGCACCGATTATTTGCCTTAGTTTATACAACGACTCAAGAGGGAAAGAACAACTCTTAACTGGCTCCAAGGATCATCTAATTAAGGGATTTGATATTTCCAATGAACAAATTTCAAATTATCCATTTCAGGCCAAATTTACTATGGACCCTCCTCACTATGATGGTGTTCAATGTCTCGCGCATCGTCAGGACATCCTTTTTAGTGGTTCTCGGGATATGTGTATCAAAAAATGGAACCTCAGTGAACCCTCTTCTCAACCACAGGTAAAATTGGTGTTTTTACAATACCAGGTGTTGCTctatttaatagcaaaataaaggTGATAGTTATTTCCGGTAATGGTCACCAATCAAGATCACcactttgtaataaatattttttattagaagtAATATTTGAGATGGAGTGAATGATTGATATCAGTATATCGGTTTTCCTGGTAATCACTCAATCCAATTGTGATCCTACTTGATGGCCTAGAGATCAGagtcaatataaaatatgtcagaCCTAGTCATTGCTGCATTGTTGAGCCCATCTGGTTCAGTCTCACCAGATCAACCTGTCATACGCAAGACATTATGCTGTGTCTCTCACCAATATTTGCAAATGTCTTGTAGGTTTGTTACAATACAGAGACTCGTTTATgattaaaagtttcatattgtaGGATTGCATTGTTGACTCATTCAAAAGGGACAAGTTGATTTGCCAGTGTTTAATCTTTACCATCTTTAATGCTGTTCACGCCGCTCCTTTCCGCTTAAGTTGAatgtcaatttcaaacaaactccTGGTTCCTCATTCCTCAACTTGCATTGTTTTCAGTCAGTTAATGGCGCCCATAAGGACTGGATCACCGACATGTGCATGCTACCAGATAATGACATATTGCTAAGCTGCTGTCGCTCTGGTACTGCGAAGATTCGGTCAAACGAGACTTGCCAGCAGCTAGATGAAGTGCGTGCTCATTCATTAGCCGTCAACTCTATGGCTACCAACCGCAGCAATCTCTTTACTGCCTCTAggtaaagtagtatatagtacttactgtcactagaggtaggtaattgttcaatatatctactagctagtatatcgtACTTACTGCCATTAGAGGCAGGATACTTTTcagtatatctactagctagtaaataGTACTTACCGTCACCAaaggtaggtaattgttcactatatctactagctagtatatagtacttactgtcaccagaggtaggtaactgttcactatatctactaactagtatatagtacttactgtcaccagaggtaggtaattgttcactatatctactagctagtatatagtacttactgtcaccagaggtaggtaactgttcactatatctactaactagtatatagtacttactgtcaccagaggtaggtaattgttcaatATACAAATTAAGTAagcttattgtaaatttaatgtTACGTCTGTCAGCCATGTGTTCTAATGAGACACTTGGCCAATTAGCCAAATAGTATAGATTTACTGGCTTTTCCTTAAATCCAATTAATTCACTGATTACTGTATGTATTCGAGTATAATCACAAAATCTTATACccatttttaatgataaatcaTGAGTAAGCACAAGTAGTCGCATAGCGTCTTGTTGCCTGATTTACTGAGAACCGTTCGCTTAAGCAATACTAATGATTTTTGTACTGACTGTGTGACTACTTACCTAGTCGATCGGTGTGGCAATACAGATGCCTCAAAAGTGacgttttacaaattgtataGCGGTCAAATGATTGCGATGCTACTTTGTCAATTGGGAGCAAAACCTATTGATATTTTTAACGCGACTAGAACTCCTTAAGCATCCAACGTTGTTGATACGTcaaacaaaatcttaaataaatgcaatatattgGGCTGACAGTTTCTTTTATAGTTATTCAATAGCATCATTGTGTGAATTGTGTAAATATGCCAAATGGAGAAGTTGATAACTTTGGTTGGTTGTACCAACATATCTTGTTCTTTGTCCAAGAACTTTTCATGCGCCACGATTTAGCATGTATAACAGACATGGTTCATGCTCTTTCAGTGATTGCACGATAAGGATCTGGTGGATGGACCcacataaactatacagttcATAGCCAAAGCGCAGATTCATTCTCCATATTCTCATATTTCTTGTCTGTATTTATGtagctatttttgttttcttttcggTTGATGACTATGCAGGAAAATTATCTTATACAttccttttttaaatcaatgttCAAATTGTTTGACCCATGTACTTTGCGTGTGTCTATATTCCTAGTACACATCCGACTATAAACTCTTTCTTGTCAAAGATCATCATGATGTTACATCATATCCATCGATGCAATTATTCTTCTCTTCTCGtcgatatttattttaaccttttaaacACTTTGTCTGTTTAAACTGGCCGTAGATTTTCGAAATGCGCATTTATTTTTGGTGCAATAGGCTTTATTGTATTCAATCTTGTTCGTTGAAATTATCTCACAAATAAATTAACTTTAAGAGTAATGGAGCTGTCATATGTATCAACACGAATCCTTTTACTTTGCTCTAATTTTGTAAGGTACCTACATATGTTTATCATAACAACATTGGCTCACAGCTAgtctaattttattaaaactatacaataaCATCAATAGTTGAGTGTTTCATTGTTGAGCTGCATGCGTTTGCATCCTCGGTCCAATAAAAGCATGCATTTATAGATATGATAATTCACCTTAAGGAAGGAAACACATCAAAATGATACTTTTAAAGGCAAAGTAACAGTCCTGAAGGTAGTATTGCgaagtaacagttatgaaggtagcattgcaaagtaacagttctgaaggtagtattgcaaagtaacagttatgaTGGTAGTATTGCGAAGTAACAGTGATGAAGGTTGCATTGCAatgtaacagttatgaaggtagcattgtaaagtaacagttatgaaggtagtattgcaaagtaacagttattaAGGTAGTATTGCAAGATAACAGttctgaaggtagtattgcGAAGTAATAAAAAACCTCATAATGTAGTCTACCATGTGGTCTTTGAAGCCCTCTGTGATACTTGCTTACTTACTCTACAGTTAAACATTGATAATGAGTTGGTACTGTGTGGGTGGAGCATGTTATAGTATTCCCTTTTTTTCCAGTTGGTCAGTTTGAGAAAACTAATATGTTTCTCAATGACTTCTCATCTAAAGAACTTTGAGTTAAAGGTTATTATTAAGGGAACGCCATTATCAAGCTGTTAGCAGCAGTCAACGCTTTCCAAAGGCTTTTGtaactaaacattttaaatattaataaacaaacaatttacttGGCATTTTTTtagtgataccaaataactgactCCACTTTCTAATTTTGCATTGCGACTGAGTCATGAATTTTGAGCGAGTTTTAAGAACTATCATTGAAATAATACCAGTCGCAGGTGCCAGTTTGCATTTGCTAACTAACGTTAATAATACACTTGAAACAAACTGCAACTAAACTTGTACTCTTGCATCACCAAATAAGGTAGTTTTGATTTGATAATGTAAGAAATATCTTTCAATGCCAGATGCGTTTTGAACATCATTTCTATCTATGAACAGAAATCCAATTACTACACCTGGAAGACATCATGTCTATCTATGAACAGGAATCCAATTACTACACCTGGAAGACTCTTTACTAACttaaatctttaatttttttatcaaataatcttattcaaaaaataaacttattgaagaagattaattttttaaatatgtaaatgtgGTTAAAGTGACATcttgtttgtataatattaatctcaactttattttactaatttcagtttttacatttacatcttgAGCTCCGAAATAACTGCCATAGGTGTGACCGTGACGATAAAAAATCATTACCTTGTAAGGCTGTTAGGgtaaaaacatatttctttagcaAACCATACCACCCAGGTATCGTTTGGAAGTATGGCATAAAGCAATGAGCCAGACGTTTGCACGCTTCACAATGCAGGCATGTTGAATTAGATCAAATGTTATGTATATTTAACAGGAGAGTTTTCTCGCTGTGTCGAGAGCATTCACTCCCTACAAAAACACTCTAGTGAGTTTTTACACACTTAGTGATCAGAACATGAGCCAAGACTATATGTAAAATGTGCACTGTTTGGAAAGTATCTCACGTTCCATTTTACAGAATACGCAGAGATACTTCACACCTATAACCACTCACACTTCACTAATTTAGTGTTGAGCTCCACTGCTCCGTTTAAAGTAATCTGCTTCCTCATTAGTATTTTGCAAAACTGTCTTTCACCTTCTTCTAAAAATAATGGTAAGTATTATTTTAATGCCAAAGTAATGGCATTAAAATTTCACACACCGACATCACTCAGTTTTCTATGGGTCATCTAATGTATTAAGGTAATTTCAGAGATAGGTTGAAAATATCATACCCTTTCAAGAGCTTCTGTCTAATTTGCTattgacagcaaaataaaaaatttccataCTGCAAGATAAATTTTGAGAAGATATGCAATAAGTCAAATCTTTACTGAATTCACGTAAGATACAAGATCCTCAAAAGCTctagtatatttgtatttgagtCACTTTGTCtgcaaatatgtaatatttaggcCTACTGATAAAGTATAATCTAGCCACAACTGACTAAGATTTCAGAGCTTTCAGCCACTTAGAAAATAATGTGTATCA
The window above is part of the Watersipora subatra unplaced genomic scaffold, tzWatSuba1.1 SCAFFOLD_107, whole genome shotgun sequence genome. Proteins encoded here:
- the LOC137410176 gene encoding kinesin-like protein KIF21B, translated to MSPKFDIARTTGLSTLSPIHLSKCGPCITVLSSSGLVHDSILVEPASSSQGILQQGEQQIFDIQVSRDGHKLYTTTGTTVRLWDLNTLSAVGQVASGHQAPIICLSLYNDSRGKEQLLTGSKDHLIKGFDISNEQISNYPFQAKFTMDPPHYDGVQCLAHRQDILFSGSRDMCIKKWNLSEPSSQPQSVNGAHKDWITDMCMLPDNDILLSCCRSGTAKIRSNETCQQLDEVRAHSLAVNSMATNRSNLFTASSDCTIRIWWMDPHKLYSS